In Acidobacteriota bacterium, a genomic segment contains:
- a CDS encoding response regulator — protein sequence MRETTVCVLDDEPIVGDRLKPELEDDGYVVEVFTDSASALARLEQTCFDIFITDLKMEGVDGMGFLERVKEKCPASEVIVITGYGTLESAREALVKGAYDFITKPFRLGEILAVVKKARKRVRRK from the coding sequence ATGAGAGAGACAACCGTTTGCGTCCTGGACGACGAGCCCATCGTAGGAGATCGTTTGAAACCGGAGCTTGAAGACGACGGCTACGTCGTCGAGGTGTTCACCGACAGCGCCAGTGCATTGGCCCGTCTCGAGCAGACATGCTTCGACATCTTCATCACCGACCTCAAGATGGAAGGGGTCGACGGCATGGGCTTCCTCGAGCGTGTCAAAGAGAAGTGCCCCGCTTCGGAGGTCATCGTCATTACTGGCTACGGGACCCTGGAGAGCGCTCGGGAAGCCCTCGTCAAGGGTGCCTATGATTTCATCACCAAGCCGTTTCGACTCGGAGAAATCTTAGCGGTCGTCAAGAAGGCCAGGAAACGGGTCCGCCGCAAGTAG
- a CDS encoding TIGR02186 family protein, translated as MTSRTATRLLVSFVLVALPASVSAGPEPLEFEIAPQELRIGAFFAGRTVTLSGSAGESVDVAVEVFGPEEAGDFHLKGKVGPLWMNVERVELGHAPHLYLLLTSDDVRPGEELVGLGIGLKHVENKFTVRPENLDKEMIFEQFLKLKRSEDLYDECRGAVTYGSPNGGRRSFRAEFLLPSSTAPGAYEIVATGLSTDGSIGVTTRDFQVAEAGVIKAIHDFAFEHGLVYGIFCVVIALAVGGVMGVFFRRTGTH; from the coding sequence ATGACCAGCAGAACAGCGACACGGCTCCTTGTCAGCTTCGTGCTGGTCGCTCTTCCCGCTTCAGTTTCGGCAGGTCCGGAACCCCTCGAGTTCGAGATCGCGCCACAGGAGCTTCGCATCGGCGCCTTCTTCGCCGGCCGTACCGTCACGCTGTCCGGCTCGGCCGGCGAATCGGTCGACGTTGCGGTGGAGGTCTTCGGTCCGGAGGAAGCGGGCGATTTCCACCTCAAAGGCAAGGTCGGGCCTCTGTGGATGAACGTCGAACGCGTCGAGCTCGGGCATGCCCCACATCTGTATTTACTGTTGACGTCCGATGACGTCCGTCCGGGGGAAGAGCTTGTTGGTCTGGGCATCGGCCTCAAGCACGTCGAGAACAAGTTCACGGTCCGACCGGAAAACCTCGACAAGGAGATGATCTTCGAGCAGTTCTTGAAGCTGAAACGCTCTGAGGACCTGTATGACGAGTGCCGCGGAGCAGTCACCTACGGCTCGCCTAACGGGGGGAGGAGGAGCTTCCGCGCCGAATTTCTGCTGCCCTCATCGACTGCGCCCGGTGCGTACGAGATCGTTGCCACCGGCCTTTCCACTGACGGCAGCATCGGCGTTACAACGCGTGATTTTCAGGTTGCCGAGGCGGGCGTCATCAAGGCGATTCATGATTTTGCCTTCGAACACGGACTGGTGTACGGGATTTTCTGCGTCGTGATCGCACTGGCGGTCGGCGGGGTCATGGGCGTCTTCTTCAGGCGGACCGGGACACACTAG
- a CDS encoding sulfite exporter TauE/SafE family protein — protein sequence MSWHIYLPIAQHSVLLPVIVGLGFVVGLLSGLFGVGGGFLMTPLLIMIGIPPTVAAASDSNQIVAASASGTLAHYRLGNVDFRMGLYLLIGGVVGGFGGVQIIKVLRQLGHADFLIQITYVVMLGTVGSYMFLESLQGLRSAGKESAAPSGSKGSVYARLVRTLPFKTTFERSGIVLSPLVPLFLGAFVGVLAAIMGVGGGFIMVPVMVYLLRMPMHVVVGTSLFQILFTCATVTVMQAHSNRTVDFVLALLLLLGSTVGAQIGARLSKRLKADQLKIFLASLVLLVMLKMLVGLLLHPHVLLSPYGGD from the coding sequence ATGTCTTGGCACATCTACCTGCCGATAGCTCAGCACAGTGTGCTCCTGCCCGTAATCGTCGGACTGGGGTTTGTCGTCGGTTTGCTGTCGGGTCTGTTCGGGGTGGGCGGAGGTTTCCTCATGACTCCTCTGCTGATCATGATCGGTATTCCGCCGACGGTGGCTGCGGCTTCGGACTCCAACCAAATCGTTGCGGCATCAGCTTCCGGAACTCTCGCACACTATCGTCTCGGCAATGTCGACTTCAGAATGGGCCTGTATCTCCTGATCGGCGGCGTTGTCGGCGGATTCGGCGGCGTGCAGATCATCAAGGTCCTTCGGCAGCTCGGGCACGCCGACTTCCTGATCCAGATCACCTACGTCGTGATGCTCGGTACGGTCGGCAGTTACATGTTTCTCGAGAGCCTCCAGGGACTGAGGTCGGCCGGGAAAGAGAGTGCGGCTCCGTCCGGGTCCAAGGGGAGCGTCTACGCGCGGCTGGTCCGCACTCTCCCGTTCAAGACGACCTTCGAGCGTTCGGGTATTGTCCTTTCACCTCTCGTTCCCCTCTTTCTCGGGGCATTTGTCGGAGTCCTGGCAGCGATCATGGGCGTCGGTGGCGGGTTCATTATGGTACCTGTGATGGTCTATCTCCTGCGGATGCCGATGCATGTCGTCGTCGGCACGAGCCTGTTCCAGATCCTCTTCACCTGCGCCACCGTGACGGTCATGCAGGCGCACAGCAATCGAACGGTTGATTTTGTCCTGGCCCTGTTGCTTCTGTTGGGCTCGACCGTTGGAGCTCAGATTGGCGCCAGGCTCAGCAAACGGCTCAAAGCCGACCAGCTGAAGATATTCCTTGCCTCCCTTGTGCTGCTGGTAATGCTCAAGATGCTTGTTGGCCTCCTGCTCCATCCTCACGTGCTGCTGAGCCCCTACGGAGGAGACTGA
- a CDS encoding HAMP domain-containing histidine kinase, with amino-acid sequence MTLQSRFNLFIFLGIFIFIVNITVVYFEITNFNHHLLDLEMIEELYENVLEIRRYEKNFLLYHDSDSVDSIHAHLQRAKTLVSEAPDQIRDAVAAEQIETIRKGLDDYSSLAELLRFNPATKLDDRTLKDLRNTGQQIVEETEQLMRSQRRQVAVAASNALRWPVITMGAMILLFMALARMTILKVVRPLAMIQEATEKVARGDYSPIPYGTSKTRVDYLVEAFNRMAQELEAREEQIIHSRKIASLGTLVSGVAHELNNPINNIVLTADVVNRRQGLTTDHCAAMMRDVLDQALRASEIVKNLLEFSRAHSVGHEELDIAALLRESLQISENHLALSRVSLHDEIADDLPHIVGSRQGLQQVFLNLITNAVHAMEDGGDLTVRGRRETEDRILIEFEDTGIGIPEEDLSRIFDPFFTTKEVGKGTGLGLSVSFGIIKKHGGRISVKSRTGEGTTFTIVLPAVGEIDPGPEA; translated from the coding sequence ATGACTCTTCAGAGCCGTTTCAATCTGTTCATCTTCCTCGGAATTTTCATTTTCATCGTCAACATCACCGTTGTCTATTTCGAGATCACCAACTTCAACCATCACCTGCTCGACCTCGAGATGATCGAAGAGCTGTACGAAAACGTGCTCGAGATCAGACGGTACGAGAAGAACTTCCTCCTCTATCACGACAGCGACAGCGTCGACTCGATCCACGCACACCTGCAACGGGCCAAGACGCTGGTCTCGGAAGCCCCCGACCAGATAAGGGATGCGGTCGCGGCGGAACAGATCGAGACGATTCGAAAGGGTTTGGACGATTACAGTTCTCTGGCAGAGCTATTGCGGTTCAATCCCGCGACGAAGCTTGACGACCGGACGCTGAAAGATCTCCGCAACACCGGCCAACAAATCGTCGAGGAAACCGAGCAGCTGATGCGGAGTCAACGGCGGCAGGTCGCGGTGGCGGCGAGCAACGCGCTGCGCTGGCCGGTCATCACCATGGGGGCGATGATCCTCCTCTTCATGGCGTTGGCGCGAATGACGATTCTCAAGGTCGTTCGACCCCTGGCGATGATCCAGGAGGCCACAGAAAAGGTGGCGCGTGGCGACTACAGCCCGATCCCCTACGGCACGTCGAAGACCAGGGTTGACTACCTGGTCGAAGCCTTCAACCGCATGGCGCAAGAGCTCGAGGCGCGAGAGGAGCAGATCATCCACTCGCGAAAGATCGCGTCCCTCGGTACGCTCGTCTCCGGCGTGGCGCACGAGCTCAACAATCCGATCAACAACATCGTCCTGACCGCCGACGTCGTCAATCGCCGGCAGGGGTTGACGACGGACCACTGTGCGGCAATGATGCGCGATGTCCTCGATCAGGCTCTGAGGGCGAGCGAAATCGTCAAGAATCTGCTCGAGTTTTCGCGTGCTCATTCGGTGGGTCACGAGGAGCTTGATATCGCTGCGCTGTTGCGGGAGTCGCTCCAGATCTCCGAAAATCACCTGGCACTTTCCCGGGTTTCTCTTCACGACGAGATCGCGGACGACCTCCCCCATATCGTCGGCAGTCGGCAGGGGCTCCAGCAAGTGTTCTTGAACCTGATCACCAACGCGGTGCACGCGATGGAGGATGGGGGAGACCTGACCGTGCGCGGCCGAAGGGAGACCGAGGATCGGATCCTCATCGAGTTCGAAGATACCGGCATCGGCATTCCGGAAGAAGATCTGTCGCGTATCTTCGACCCATTCTTCACAACCAAGGAGGTCGGCAAGGGAACCGGGCTCGGGCTGTCGGTGAGCTTCGGCATCATCAAAAAGCACGGTGGCCGGATCTCGGTCAAAAGCCGGACCGGCGAAGGGACCACGTTCACCATCGTTCTTCCGGCCGTCGGGGAAATCGACCCCGGACCAGAGGCATGA
- a CDS encoding GNAT family N-acetyltransferase produces MAPLRKHDMLARAATTDEIKMVWEDRWHGIVVSLNTVYSPSDVEGICLVDQLDDLVGLVTYHVDGPAGQIVTLDTIVRGRGFGRRLLEVAENKFHTLGLGRAWALMTNDNLRAAGLYLSRGYRLVRVHLDAVDRVREHKPKLPDKGYEGIPIRDLWEFEKLGPLGIPAP; encoded by the coding sequence ATGGCACCGCTCCGAAAACACGACATGCTCGCAAGAGCAGCGACGACAGATGAAATCAAAATGGTGTGGGAAGATCGCTGGCACGGAATCGTCGTCTCCCTGAATACCGTCTACTCACCTTCGGATGTCGAGGGCATCTGTCTCGTCGACCAGCTCGATGATCTGGTCGGGTTGGTGACGTATCACGTAGATGGGCCGGCAGGCCAGATCGTGACCCTCGATACAATCGTCCGTGGCCGCGGGTTTGGCCGACGGCTTCTCGAGGTCGCAGAGAACAAATTCCACACCCTCGGCCTCGGCCGAGCCTGGGCGTTGATGACCAACGACAATCTGCGCGCGGCTGGGCTGTATCTCTCGAGGGGCTATCGATTGGTACGGGTACACCTGGATGCGGTCGACCGGGTGCGCGAGCACAAGCCCAAACTGCCCGATAAGGGATACGAAGGCATTCCCATCCGTGATTTGTGGGAGTTCGAGAAGCTGGGGCCTCTCGGGATACCAGCTCCCTGA
- a CDS encoding arginine repressor (regulates arginine biosynthesis when complexed with arginine by binding at site that overlap the promotors of the arginine biosynthesis genes) gives MNKQARLDTIIDILSSHPVDGQQKLQTLLEGRGFAVSQSSLSRDLKQLGVQRQRTTDGLFAYVVPVDKPPATSEEAFRLRFRTSVTGVRRVEFLVLIFTPPGEAQLVGRLLDSASLPGLAGTLAGDDTVICVAASASEARSLESRFTKMLG, from the coding sequence GTGAACAAGCAAGCTCGACTCGACACCATCATCGACATCCTCAGTAGCCACCCGGTGGACGGCCAACAGAAGTTGCAGACATTGCTCGAAGGCCGCGGATTTGCGGTCTCGCAGTCGAGCCTTTCAAGGGATCTGAAGCAGCTCGGTGTGCAACGCCAGCGAACCACCGACGGGCTCTTTGCCTACGTCGTGCCGGTGGACAAGCCACCAGCTACATCGGAGGAGGCATTTCGACTGAGGTTCCGCACCTCGGTCACAGGAGTTCGCCGGGTGGAGTTCCTGGTCCTGATTTTCACACCGCCGGGCGAGGCCCAGCTGGTCGGGCGATTGCTGGACTCGGCTTCCCTCCCCGGTCTGGCGGGTACCCTCGCCGGAGATGACACGGTCATTTGCGTCGCCGCAAGCGCTTCCGAGGCTCGAAGCCTCGAGTCCCGCTTCACGAAGATGCTCGGCTGA
- a CDS encoding aminotransferase class III-fold pyridoxal phosphate-dependent enzyme → MSPYSHNLSVVKSGTGTQPSHSLLSALAADHSVHPERLNATLARIGEVLEIVNGGEASTAELFHRCREAAGHEHGLNQPMSPESALTVGAVLTTGLDSGQLEYLTELLWQSELSTDEVIDLHKRFKIPVSHLEDDLLPVKGDGALITDSKGAVYIDLDSNYSATNLGNANSEIALGLYNQASLLVSQKEDRIQVARARFLKEFQGMLPAGLECFYWQNSGGEAVDKSLKIAKAFTGNTGVIAFEGGFHGRTHGAVAVTHNPAYRVPFGLDDVPWVHFAAFGDLEAVESILASGAAKTVILELVQGEEAGIRPAGEAFAQGLRSLCDQHGALLIADEVQTGFGRVADGPDTWFASQRFGITPDIIAIGKSFGGGYPVTAVVTTQEVSAAMKGGYDGSTFGGNPMAMTAALIATRQMKSLDLPACSHARGLQIEAALNALGSPRVKGWRVLGLMVGIDLESPEAVSTVQKAMIERGVHSSLSTGATMRWMPPLVITEDQVDKVMHAFACAVEEI, encoded by the coding sequence ATGAGCCCGTACAGCCATAACCTCAGCGTCGTCAAATCCGGCACCGGCACGCAACCCAGTCACAGCCTGCTCTCGGCGTTGGCCGCCGACCATTCGGTCCATCCCGAGCGGCTCAACGCGACCCTTGCCAGAATCGGCGAGGTGCTCGAAATCGTCAACGGCGGCGAGGCCTCGACTGCAGAGCTTTTCCACCGGTGCCGGGAGGCTGCCGGTCACGAACACGGCCTCAACCAACCCATGTCTCCGGAGTCCGCGCTCACCGTTGGAGCGGTGTTGACGACCGGACTCGATTCAGGCCAGCTCGAGTACCTCACCGAGCTGCTCTGGCAGAGCGAGCTCTCCACGGACGAGGTGATCGATCTGCACAAGCGCTTCAAGATCCCGGTCTCCCACCTCGAGGACGATTTGCTGCCGGTGAAGGGCGACGGTGCGCTGATCACCGACTCGAAAGGCGCGGTCTACATCGACCTCGATTCCAACTACAGCGCCACCAACCTCGGCAACGCGAACTCCGAGATCGCGCTCGGTCTGTACAACCAGGCGAGCCTGCTCGTGTCCCAGAAGGAGGACCGCATCCAGGTGGCGAGGGCCCGCTTCCTCAAAGAGTTCCAGGGCATGCTGCCCGCCGGTCTCGAATGCTTCTACTGGCAGAACTCCGGCGGCGAAGCGGTCGACAAATCGCTCAAGATCGCCAAGGCCTTCACCGGCAACACCGGCGTGATCGCCTTCGAAGGGGGATTTCACGGTCGAACCCACGGCGCGGTGGCGGTGACCCACAACCCGGCGTACCGCGTACCGTTCGGTCTCGATGACGTGCCGTGGGTGCATTTCGCTGCATTCGGCGACCTCGAGGCGGTCGAATCGATCCTCGCCTCTGGAGCGGCAAAGACCGTCATTCTGGAGCTGGTTCAGGGCGAAGAAGCTGGCATCCGGCCGGCCGGAGAGGCCTTCGCGCAGGGCCTCCGCAGCCTCTGCGATCAGCACGGGGCGTTGCTCATCGCCGACGAGGTCCAGACCGGATTCGGTCGCGTTGCTGACGGCCCGGACACCTGGTTCGCATCTCAACGCTTCGGTATCACGCCGGACATCATCGCCATCGGCAAGTCCTTCGGCGGCGGTTACCCGGTGACCGCGGTGGTCACGACCCAGGAAGTTTCCGCGGCCATGAAGGGCGGCTACGACGGCTCGACCTTCGGCGGCAATCCGATGGCCATGACCGCGGCTCTCATCGCCACACGCCAGATGAAATCGCTCGACCTCCCGGCGTGCTCCCATGCGCGGGGTCTGCAGATCGAGGCAGCATTGAACGCGCTCGGCTCGCCACGAGTCAAGGGATGGCGAGTGCTCGGCCTGATGGTGGGCATCGATCTCGAGAGTCCGGAGGCCGTGAGCACGGTGCAGAAGGCGATGATCGAGCGGGGCGTGCACTCCTCTCTCTCGACCGGCGCCACCATGCGGTGGATGCCACCGCTCGTGATCACCGAGGATCAGGTCGACAAGGTCATGCACGCTTTCGCCTGCGCCGTCGAAGAGATCTAG